Genomic DNA from Corylus avellana chromosome ca4, CavTom2PMs-1.0:
agcataatgtagCCCTTGGAGCTTTATatgtggatgtaggtcataaACCGAACTATGTAAAAATCTtttgtctcttttattttaattccgctattattttatttttccatttgattatgAAATTTTTCAGTGGCGACCCAGGATCTTCATCATCAGCTATCACTTTTGGTGCACTTATGGAGAAGCTCACTACCATGGCTAATAGCCAGATTTCTATGGAGAGGTAAATTGGTATTATTGAATTGTTGTTGGATGTTCTGAAATTAATTCTTGAACTGTTTCAATATCTACTATATCCCCAAGTGCGTAACTAGTTTGTTCAAGTGTTTTAGGAATTTCATTCAAGCCTGCAACTAATCTATTTGTGGTTTCATAGAAAATTGTAACTCATACGTGTCTATAACTGTTTTGTCCCCAAATAATCATAGGGGGAGTTCGTTAGGTTTTATGTTGGCCCATTCAGGGTCTAAACATGTGTTTATCTTTATTTGAGACATGTGCCCTGATGTCCGAATATGAGGTAGTTTATGAAGATCGATGTCCAGATATAATAGGTGATGTCCGAACATGAGCTAGACCCAAGAGTATATGTCCCCTAACATGTCTAGATATGCCTAGGTTGAAAAGCATCACTAGCAATGATGTCTAGACACAGAGGAAACATGTCCAGACATGCTCCAAACCCAAGAGTGCATATTCTCTAGCATGTGCCTATTACGAGAATGGAGTTTATGcggaacaattattaatattatgatatattaaaatatatgatacggtagaatattatattgtgtttatttttatttgatattgtctttatttattttcatgtaagagtcttgatgactcagccctagtttatattccaataagagctgatgactcaaccctagaaaatattgtaatagtttgcctatttaaaggtcattatgttatgaataaaggaactagaaaattaatccaaactttatgtttgaaaaggttttaggttcCCTTCAACGAGTCTGAAGGGTCTAGGTTCCCTCAAAACTTAACAATCTATCCTATTACGTTTATGTAAAAGCATTCACGTAACATTGGTATCAGAGAAGCCAAGTTGATTGTTTTCTATAGAAATTAACAATCCATGGAGGATTCACATCTTGATTGACTTGAACAACAATTTGCTAGTCTCATAACTATGTTCAAAGGCTTGATAATGAAATGAGAAGAGCAGATGAAAAGGATGGAGAAAAAAATCGATAGCTTTCTCTTAGAGAAGGGGTTTgatgtacaaaaaaaataaagtcatcGTTCAGCCATTCCGGCATGTTGAAGCCTCAATTCCACAACCCAATCTCACTGCCACCCAATTCCGCCACCATCCAATCACGCCAATGGATCAGAAAAAGGCAACACCCCCAACTGCATATATGCGCCTTTTTGCCATCACAGTCCAACACTGCCCCATCTTAGCTGTGTCTCCACTGAAATCACCAACTTCGTCTTGCTTGATCATGCCAACTTTGTCATCTCACGCTAGATCGTGGTTCAcccaaaggagaagaaaaaagggctTAGATGTTGCTTGgttccaaaagagaaaaagaaagaaaaaaaaatggtgggaATGAAAGAAGGCCACGTGAGTGAGCAAgcttttttcttgaaaaaaataaaataaaataaaataaaataaataattgaacaTATTTTCagatattttcaaaaaaaaaatcttgcccTATTCCAAGAGCAAGATTATTTCAAGAACAAGATTTcggaccttgaggacaaggtcctCTTCAAGGGGAAAAGAATGCTGCAAGAATGGAGTTTATGcggaacaattattaatattatgatatattaaaatatatgatacgatagaatattatattatgtttatttttatttgatattgtctttatttatttctatataagagtcttgatgactcagctctagtttatattccaataagagctgatgacttagccctagaaaatattgtaatagtttgcctatttaaatgcttttatgttatgaataaaggaaccagaaaattaatccaaattttatgtttgaaaaggTTTTTGGTTCCCTTCAACGAATTTAAAGGATCTAGGTTCCCTCAAAACCTGATAATCTATCCTATTACGTTTATGTAAAAGCATTCACGTAACAGTGCCCTAATGTTCAGACATAAAGGTTTGATTATGCATGAAAACCCCTAGTTATATCTGGACATTCCTTTTACATGTCTAGATGCCACCATGCAGAGCAAACTCAATTTGTTATTTAAAATACCAATCTTGttcattcttttctcttttaagcACGATTTTCCAGAGAACTCAAGAGAAGTTGAGAGACATCTTTCTGTACCAAGTATCTTCTTGATTGTGTTGATACACAAGATACCTTGGGGTTGTGTGCCAAGAGGACAGTTCATGCGATGTGAAGACTCTTGAAGTTTGGATGAAACCACGATTTTGCTGCACATTCATGTATTAACAATAAGTTTATCAGTGGGTCGATAAGGAGTCTACGAGAAATCTGACCAGTGTGGAACTAGAGTCTGCAGAGGATGCAGGGAGGTGAGTGAGGAGCTCATCTGTACAAAGAATCAGGAACTACAATAGGTTTTGTAAGTGTCTTgtccttgtattatttttcgTAGCATATTTCTTGGTTTTGCTGTTCCGAAtagatttttcctttaaattgtcAAAGGTCTTCCTCTTCATCAACATATTGGTGTGTTGATGATGTgtttgaagatttttgtatttgtggtttgacatttttataactgtagtatttttaatttgaatttataaatttctttgtaTTTGTTATGCACGTCTTGGGGTCAGAATATTGTTTTTTCAACTTAGGACTTCACTCCTTGATTTGCCGAATTTGTGAGGTTCTCTCCttatgttttttattgtttaatttgtaATATGCTTCTTGAAGCTGTTTTGCCCTTTAAGAATTTATACAATGGTGCAGTGCTTGTACAAAGACAGGAGAGTTGGAAACGGTAACTGGTGGGAATTCCTTGTACTTCGTATTTCAATCGGTATAGCATATGATCCCAAGAGTAATTCAATCGGCTATAAATCACGTTTCATGTAACAAatatcactagtttgaatcttcctttttcatttccttatgtgaacatttcaataaaaaaaaaaaaaaaaaaaacaaaaaaagattaataagcGTATGAACTATTGTAACTTCATCTTAAATATGTCGATCTACAAGTAGTGTAGACGTCACTTTAGAGGTTTGTTCTCTTCGTGTAGTTATGAATTTCTTAATAAGagagaataaagaaaagaaaaatgattcaCGCCAATATTTTCctcatctcatcttataaatctAACCATTAAATTCGTAAACTTAAGTGGAACCTAAACGAATTCAATGGTGAACACTCCACAAATATAATAGTTGATCCattaaattagtaaaataatacaaaaaaaaaagatgagaaaaatattaacgtAAGCTATTTctctaaataaaatattttaaagtagGGAAAGATTGAGAGTGAAATGTatggttttgtttgaaaaaataataccCGAGCGTTTTTTAAGCTAAAATTTGTTGAAACTTGACTTGACTAGCATAGCGTGACAAAGATAAGAATAGTGTCCATCCATCATAGATGGGCAAGCAATGTAtaataactaacaaaaaaagGATGACATGTTAATGATAAGAAGATATAATTGCGTGaacaaaatatgcaaaataaatcCTCGCCCGACACATGCCATATCACATGCCATATCGTGATTCATATggtaaaataacaataatagaAAATCTACAAGAATCAGAAGAATAATGTTGTTCCCTGCTTAATTAAAAGGTTTCTCACAAAGGACTAGGGGGGGCAGAGGAAGCAGTCTTCAACAGGGAATATGACAGTGAACCCACCACTCAGTGAGGTGAAATAGAATCAACATGGTGGGGAACAAACCATGTCTGACTAAAGAAACTCCGACTCAAAAACCCATTAATCCAACATGAAAGAAGCATAGCCATTTGTCTGGATCTCAGGAAACAAGACCAAGAGATCACAAGCGTATATAAGGTTGTGCAAACATGGCGAGAATAAAATCTTCCATCCAAGAAGAGCATTGCAGAACAGCATaagaggaaaaaacaaaaagaaacaatgagCACCAGTTGTTGCATTCATCAAGAACTTCAACACAACCCTGCCACATGTTTCCAGAAAATGGATATCTCCATCAGTCGCCATGCAGAAGATGAGTGTGGCTTATGTTGAATTAAATTGCAGATGGCTTGGTTCCAGTAGAAAACACTTtcacaatttaaaatttaaaaccatATACATGTCCAATTAGCAACAAAGAAACCCAATCATGTATCCATAAAGACCATACACTGCGAATCATCCTGCCAAAAGGTTAATTACATTAATATAGCACATCAAATAATTTAAGAACTAGCATGCAtgtatagaaaaatatattaccCGCTTGACTCCTGTTTTTAGTAAGATACTGAAACAGGGTAGCCAAAATGGGCATTCTACTTCTAGAGCCACTTCTTCCCAAGTGAAAAGAAGCATACTCCCAATGACATACCCATGAATCGGTCCTCCGAATACCCATCCAACCAAACAACCTTCCGTTTCTGCAATTGCCTATGAGATAGCCAATGCGGATTGGGCAGCAATTAGGGTATTTCCAATTCTATGCATGAAATCACAAGATATCCAGCAGCAATAATGGCATTCACAGACTACAAGACCAATTTTGAAAGTCCATGTCAAGCAAGCATAATATCCCATCAGACCAAAACATCGAAATGAGCATTTTTGGAACACAAAACAGGTCAAGTATCATGCCAATTTTTGCACTTCAAACTACTGATAGACTGGATTGATCCACCCAAACAATTTTCCTAAGTAAGAATCCAGCAAAATGAAACTTGGACGCTTTTAAGACGGTAACTGCAGCACCTCCGGTTCCAAAGCTGCAATATAGCACAATGACGTAATTCAGTCACAATCAAAGTAACCACAAAGGACATGCAAACTACAGTATATGTTGCGTACCACAATGAGAAGCGGTCACTCTATCCGGAACGAAAACCTCCTGTGCTACGACGTTCATAAGGTCCAGAACGGTCACGACTATACCGATCAGCTCCAGAACCTCCACGACTACCAGAGTCCCTGTTGCGCCCACCAAGTCGATCTCCGTTTCGATCGGGACCATAACGGCCAGCCCCGCCACCACCACTACCACCAGACCTATCATCCCTGCCACCATACCTGCCCCCTCTTGCCCCTTCACTTGGACACTCCCTAGCAAAATGTCCAGGCTTCCCACACTTAAAGCACTCTCCACCATTAGAACCACGTCCACCTCCATAGTCACGGTTACGGTCACGATCACGCCCCCGGTCACGGTTACGGTCACCATCATAATCTCTACCTGAACCTTGGTGAGGCTGAGCTTTATCAACAGTAATAGTTCGCCCATCTAAATCCATTCCATTCATTTCCTCAATTGCTTCTTCCATTGCTTTCTTGTCATCAAAAGTGACAAACCCAAATCCACGAGATCGCCCAGAGAACTTGTCAacaacaacctttttttttttttgaaaaagaaaaagaaaaaaaaaacaacttaacCATCAGAATCCCATTGGTGACTACTAACCCTAAGATAAATTCATATGACAAAAGTTGAACAGTTTCATGAGTTTCGGTTACGCCgtatatttatctattttaagaTTTTAGACCACCAGTCATATCTTTGGCAGACATTACAGATTTCACTTCTGAATCAACAAAGCCTCATGGAAAACGATGTCATCCAAACAAAGAATATTTCAGCCTCGGCAGTCTTTTCCACCATGAATGCAGCAGAAACCAGCTCCAGAGGCAAATATATCAAACAATAAGAAGAAACgaaattcaaattgaaacatACATGTAAacagtaaacaaaaaaaaaaaattcagacaagctaaaaaatgggccaaaaaaaattaataattgaacaGTTTCATGAGTTTCGGTTACGCCgtatatttatctattttaagaTTTTAGACCACCAGTCATATCTTTGGCAGACATTACAGATTTCACTTCTGAATCAACAAAGCCTCATGGAAAACGATGTCATCCAAACAAAGAATATTTCAGCCTCGGCAGTCTTTTCCACCATGAATGCAGCAGAAACCAGCTCCAGAGGCAAATATATCAAACAATAAGAAGAAACgaaattcaaattgaaacatACATGTAAacagtaaacaaaaaaaaaaattcagacaagctaaaaaatgggccaaaaaaaattaataattgaacaGTTTCATGAGTTTCGGTTACGCCgtatatttatctattttaagaTTTTAGACCACCAGTCATATCTTTGGCAGACATTACAGATTTCACTTCTGAATCAACAAAGCCTCATGGAAAACGATgtcatccaaacaaaaaatatttcagCCTCGGCAGTCTTTTCCACCATGAATGCAGCAGAAACCAACTCCAGaggaaaatatatcaaacaaTAAGAAGAAACGAAATTGAAACATACatgtaaacagtaaaaaaaaaatatatatcagaCAAGCTAAAAAAGGGGCCAAAAAAAATCGATAAGCACGCAAAAATAATGGAAGGATTGTTACCTTTGCTTCAAGAAGCTTTCCAAACTTTTCAAATGCATCCTTTAGAGCTCTGTCAGATGTTGACCATGAAAGGCCACCAATAAAGCACCGATACTCCAACTCTTCTGACATATTTTAAGCtgctgtttgtttttttttttttttttttaacaatttgagaaaagaatGATCACGCgtgaaaaaaatacaatggTTCATTCAGCAAAGGCAATTCTGCAATCTACGCATATAAATAGACAGAAATTGGCTCACACCATGAAAATGAATGATTATCTCTTGAGAACAAGTAATAATGAACAATGACTACCAGACACTAATTTTGTACAATTAAAACAGAAGCACATCAGTTGGAGAAAGCAAATGATAAAAATCCTTTCATGAGGAAGAACTACATCCAGCAAGGCAGTCCAGACTAACAAAATAAACAGAACAATTCACATTTAAGTTAATTATAATAACTGATGTATAATATTTGTGAATGATATCATAGTCCACTTTCATATAACAATTATGTATTACAAGTTAACAATATAATGATATAATGAAACATGGCCCATCCTCTTTCAACTTCTATAGCTTTATCGCTAACAACCGTCATAAGTTAGCCACAAACCACTCTTGCTCGAATATATATAGACAACGTAGCAACATTCGTATTTCAAGGATGTAAAACTATTTCATTAGAAATTAAAAGCGGGATTTTCACAAAATCCCTAATTTTCCACGATAACCCgaaggaataaaaaataaataaataaaaaatccacaAAATATACAGCTTTATCCGATTATAAATCATCAAGCTTTCTTATGACTTAACCCTAACAATATTTTTTGGTGGAATAATGATAAGCTTCTATCATCGAAACCCTAATTATCCATAGCAGGCAAAAGACAAATTGTTCCTATCGGAAAAAGAAGATTGAATCACAGAAACAGAAAGTATATGGCATATGTATAGATAACTTAGTGGAAACTTAGATTCTAATTGCAGAAATTAAGAATcgaaaaaccaaaataaaagttGTTTGAAGAAAAGTGAAATCTCGATTagtaaaaactgaaaaaataaataaataaataaaagattaatcGGCGTACCAGTTGATTAATCGAGATTTAGATCTGAAGGATAAAGATGCTGCTTCGCTTGCCTCggaagaaattgagagagagagagagagagacggaaAAACTGTGGGTATTCTATTTCTATAGTTGTAGTTAGAGTGGAGACTGGGTCAAATAGCAataatattcttcttttctttttcctttcgttCCGAGATAGGGCTGATCAGTGGGCCGAGCTGGACTCGGAGAAAGTGTTTGGGCCTGCTGACATCAAAGTTAAGTAACCCCACCCAATGCTAGAATACTTCTGTGGCTACAACCAAACATAGCcaaagtatttttaaaagaagaaaagattctcctaataatttttttattttcttttttcgggGAAATCTTATTTACTGTGACCACCagatcttttagaattcctaaaAAAGGTATTCATTCTACCAAAtgaatttgttcaaattttcgTCATTGTTTTATATTCCGATGGAGAACTGATCATAAAGGACCTTTGACAAGGTGTTTTGTGACTAGTATTAAGATGTGGCGGAGcaagattaaaatatataatttttaagaaataatttaCTTATGGTTTAACTGGAGATTATCCCGACGCTgcgaagagaaaagaaaagctgACACAGGTTTGAATATCTAATTGCTGACGCCAAGGGGATGCTCAGTAGCCTGCGGGGATGGAGATTCCAGGACGTTAGAAAAACGGCGAATGAAGAAGCACATTGGCTTACTCAACTGGCGTTATCTTATAATGCGAATATTTTTGGCAAGACTATTTTTCCCCACTTTAATAGGAGTTTGTAGCTTTCGAGCTTGGTTTCTTCGagtaatgaaaattttgaatcccactttgatatatatattgttagaaaATTAATATGCACAGCGGAATGAGTACCTTATTTGTCTGCAATCAAATTCTTCAAtgaatttcttcctttttcccaGTGATGGAATACACTACCAGCAATTACTGGAGTAATATTCACAGCATCCACAGTCTAAGAGCACCAATAATGAAACTATATTGAGAGAgagttgttttctgtttttccttttcatacGTACGTCTCTCAAACTATTCTTTAAGAGAGTATTTATACTATCACTCATTTAAATGAAGatagcagttttttttttttagaataactgACCATGTCAGTTTCCTACTTGCAAGCCAAGTGTTGTATCACTTGGCTTCGTACACGTAGAGGCGTGCCTTTTGTGGACGCCTTATCATTATTTTCAACATCTCCCACTCGCACACAATGGGCACGACCTAGTCATGCATCTCTCAATGTATTTTTCATTATTCATACTTGCAAATAGACTGTGCGACCACCGAGTACACCTGCATAAGAAGGTTGGGAGCACTATACCAAATCTTTATCAAAA
This window encodes:
- the LOC132177725 gene encoding glycine-rich RNA-binding protein RZ1A, coding for MSEELEYRCFIGGLSWSTSDRALKDAFEKFGKLLEAKVVVDKFSGRSRGFGFVTFDDKKAMEEAIEEMNGMDLDGRTITVDKAQPHQGSGRDYDGDRNRDRGRDRDRNRDYGGGRGSNGGECFKCGKPGHFARECPSEGARGGRYGGRDDRSGGSGGGGAGRYGPDRNGDRLGGRNRDSGSRGGSGADRYSRDRSGPYERRSTGGFRSG